The genomic window AGCGCATCGGTACACCAGCAGGGCGTGTCGAAGCTGCCGCTGCGGGCAGGCGCGCACTGGTTGGGGCCGTAGCACAGCGGGCAGGTCGAATTGGGTTTGGGGGTCATGGCGTCATTCACAAACGGTGGCGCGGGGCGTGGACTGGTTACAATGCAGATCGTATCGCCTGACGCGGAATGATGATATGCCCAAGCCCACCCCCCTGGCCAATGGTCCTCTCCCCCAACCCCACGCAGGCTGGCGCCGCCGGCTGTACATCATCATCTTCGAAGCCGACACGCGCGCGGGCCGGCTGTTCGACCTGTTGCTGATCGGCGCCATCATGCTGAGCGTGATCGTGGTGATCGCCGACAGCGTCGCCGCGCTGCACACGCGCCACGGCGAGCAGTTTCAGCAACTGGAGTGGCTGTTCACGCTGCTGTTTTCGCTCGAATACCTGGCCCGGCTCGTCTGTGCCCCGCACCCCTGGCGCTATGCGACGAGCTTCTTCGGCATGGTGGACCTGCTGTCGGTGCTGCCCACCTACCTGGCCCTGCTCGTCCCCGAGAGCCATGTGCTGATCGATGTGCGCGTGTTGCGGCTGTTGCGCGTGTTCAGAATTCTCAAACTGACGGCCTACGTGGCCGAATACCAGTCGATGGGCTACGCGCTCAAGGCCAGCGCGCGCAAGATCATGGTGTTCCTGTCCGCGGTGCTGATGATCGTGGTGGTGATGGGCACCGTGCTGTACGTGGTCGAAGGGCCGGAGAACGGCTTCATCAACATCCCGACCAGCATCTACTGGGCCATCACCACGATGACCACCGTCGGTTTTGGCGACATCACACCCAAGACCGATCTTGGCCGGCTGATCTCGTCGATGATGCTGCTGCTGGGCTGGGGCACGCTGGCGGTGCCCACCGGCATCGTCACCGTCGAAATGGCGGCGCAACGGCTGCAGGAGCCCACCACCACCCGCACCTGCCCCGGCTGCCTGAGCGAAGGCCATGCCCCGCTTGCACACTATTGCATGCATTGCGGCGAGCGCCTGCCCAGCTATCACGCCGATACGATCGGTCTGCGCCGCTGACCTCGCGCCAGCAACGTCCAGATAAACAAACAGCGGCCCACATGGGCCGCTGCCGGTGTCGAACGGGGAGGCCGCTCAGGCCTGGCGTTTTGCCTTGCGGCTCAGCGCAACGGCCGCGAGGCCAAGGCCCAGCAGGGCAAGCGAGCCCGGCTCGGGGATGCGTGCGGCCACCGGATCGGGCACCACGACATAGGCCGGTACGGCACCGCCGAAGTTGACGAACGGGCTCGGCGCGAAGTACAGGCCACCCAGCGTGTTCGTTGCGACAGTCGAACTGGTCAGCGTGAAGACCCAGCTCAATTCGTCAAAATGGATGGCGGTCGGCACATTCATGAAGTTGCCGATGTGTGCGAACGAGCTGCCCTGCCCGGTGTAGCTGCCCGAGCCGACGGTCGCGCCGTTGAGCGAGAAGGTCCAGCTCAGGTTGCCGATGCGTGTGCCCTGATCTTGCATCGCGATCGGTGCCCACAGCATCGTGGTAGCCGGAGATGCCCAGTAGTCGTTGCCCAGCGTGCGCATCTTGAGGCCGACCGTTTGACCTGCCGACAGCTGGTTGCCCGCGGCGGACTGATTGGTGGTCAGCTGGCTGCCGTTGTAGGTGTAGTCATATTGATAAGTCGGCGCGGCAACGCTGTAACCAGCCAGCAGGGCCGAGCACAGGGCGAGAGCGGAGATTGCGGTCTTCATCGGGTTTCCTTGTGGTCCATCCTGGCAGCACCAGGCATTCGGATATGCGTCAAAACAAATTATCAAATCAAAGCAAGCAATATCCGTACCACAAAAAATATATCAAATCATTTCATACGCTTATGAAAATCACGATTCATGCAGAGCGCATGACTGTAAAGAATATCGACAAACAGATATTCGAATCACCAACAACAAGGTAAAGCCAGTCTGGTAGCCGACCCCAGCCTTACCGGCCGGTGTCGGTGTGATACCGTTGGCAGATAGCCGACCCGCTATCTCACATTGCAGCCTGGGCCTGACTGCATTCATGCCAACAGCGTGAAGACCCTACTGGCACCGGCTACCGCGCCTCGCAACACCGGGCTGGGTGCCGTTTTGGCCCCGTTCATGAATTCGAGGTCGATTAGCCTGATTCCACGCGGATATCGCGGGCCCGAGGCTCACGGCGAGCCGAAGCGTTCGAGCATTTCCGGCACCGGGTTGCCCGGCAGCCAGTGCCGATAGATGCGTTCAAACGTGCCGTCCTGCTTGAGTTCGTGCAGCGCGTGCTGCCAGCTGTCGATAAGCTTGGGGTCGGTGCCGCGCGAGAAGGTCAGGTACAACCAGTTCTCCTGGATGGTGAAGACCTTCTCGATCGTCGCCGGGTCCAGTCCTGCACTATCCATGATGCTGTGGGCAGTCAGGTTGGCATTGCACCAGACGCTGATGCGCCCCGCCGCCAGCTTGCGCGCCGCGACGGCCGGCGTGGCGGCGGTATCCAGGTTGGTGAAGCCCTTGGAGAGCAAGAGCTGCTCTTCGACCGCCTTGTGATACACGCCGATGCTCGGCAGCTCGCGCGCATCGTCGAGATTGCGGATGCGGATGTTGGCGCCGCGCAGCGCGTAGAAGTCGGTGGTGCCGACGGCCACCGGCCCGAGAAAGGTGAACAGCCCCTCGCGCTCCGGCGTGCGCGTAACGGTGAACAGCAGCACATTGGGGTTGTTGGTGGCCATGGCCCAGGCCCGCGCCCATGGCACCACGCGTATCGGATCGGCCTGCCCAAGCCTGGCCTGGATCGCCTGCACCACTTCGACCGCCAGCCCAGCCGGCTTGCCATTCTCGGAAAACGTGATGGGCGGCCACTCTTCCGTGTATATCTGCAGCGGCGTGGCGGCCCTGGCCGGGCCGAGCAGCGCCAGGCTGAAGCCAAGCAGGCAGGCCAGATGCTTGAAAAGGAAAGAAGTCTTCATGATGGTCGCCCAGTTCAGCTGCACCGGGCCCGCCGGATATTCGGATAAGGATATGATAGCTGGATATTTGGCGGGTGTAAGCGTTGCCGGCCGGGTGCCCCGCCCGCCATGCAGTCCGGCGTGAAAGTGCTATACCTACTACTGGCAAGCCCCCCCCAGGACCACCCCCACCTCGGCAGCAACATGCCCGCACCGCCACAAGGACACCGAAATGAAACATCTCTTTGCCCCGCTTGCGATCACCCTCGCCATGCTGTCTCACATGGCTTCTGCGGAAGAGGCCCGCGCCACCAAGCCGGAGGCGGAAGCCATGGTCAAGAAGGCGGTGGCCTACATGAAACAGCATGGCAAGCCCGCCGCGCTCAAGGAGTTCACCGCGCCGAGCAAGAGCTTTGTGGACCGCGATCTGTATGTCGTCGCCTACGATCTGAACGGCAAATGCCTGGCGCACGGCCAGAACGACAAACAGGCCGGAAAAGACCTGATCATGCTGAAAGACCCGGACGGCAAGGAATTCATCAAGGAGCGCGTCGAGCTTGCCAAGAGCCGCGGCAAATTCTGGCAGGACTACAAGTTCACCGACCCGCTGACGAAGAAGGTGATGCCCAAGGAGGCCTATTGCGAGAAAGCGGACGACGTCATCCTGTGCAGCGGCGTGTACAAATAACGCGCAGCGCATCGTTTGCCTTCCGTCCCTTCTCCAACGCACAACGCGCCACACATGACTCGACTTTCGGTACGTCTCAAGGTCATCCTGCCGTCGCTGCTGATGGCGGTGTTCCTCGTCATCGTCAGCGCGCTCGGGCTGATCGGCATCCGCACGCAGAATCAACATCTGTCGGACCTGCTGCAGCACCAGTTTGCCGAGTATGAGCAAGTGGCGGGCGTCACGCTCGATCTCGATCAGGTGCGCACGAGCTTCTACCAGTTGCTGGCCATGGTGCAGAACAATGCCGATGCCGCCAAGGTGGAAAGCCATGCCAAGGCACAACTGGCGCGGCTCGACGAGCTGGCCCAGCGCCTTGACGCATTCCAGCGCCTGCCCTCGGTGCCGGCCGCCCAGCGTGCATTGGCGGCAGAGGCGTTGGCCGGCATCCTGGCTTACAAGAAGGAAGCCGTGCAGGGCGTCGACATGATCGGCGTCGATCCGAACATGACGTCGATGCTGATCCAGTCAGCCGACGGCAAGTTCGGCAAGATCATCGAGGCTGCCAGCAAGCTGCTGGCGACGGAAAAGGCCCGCATGCACGCAGCACGCGATGAAAGCGTCGCGGCGTCACAACGCACCGCGGCCACCTTCACCATCATCGCGGCGATGTCGTTGCTGCTGGCCGGCTCTCTCGCCTGGTTGATCAGCCGTCGGCTCACCCGCTCGGTCACCGGCCTGGCGGCCGCGATCAAGCGCATGGCGGGAGGCGACCTGACTCAACCGATGAGTGTCGACTCCGCCGACGAGATCGGCGAAGCCCAGCAGGCCTATAACCACCTGCGCGAGACCCTGGCCGGCCTGATCGGGCAGATTCAGGATCGCGTGCGCGTCACCAGCCAGGCCGCCAACGAAATCGTCGAGGAAAGCCAGCAGGGCGTGCAGGCGGCCGACATCCAGGCCAGCGCCACGAACGCGACCGCCACGGCGATCGGCCAGTTCACCCACAGTCTGGGCCATGTCTCGGAGATCAGCCAGCTTGCCCAGCACGCCTTCTCGGACACCTATCAGCGGACTGTCGATGCGCTGTCGTATGTCACCGACTCGACGCAGCACACCCGCCAGACCATGCTCTCGATCCAGGAGGTGGAGCAGACCGTGCACAAGCTGAAGGTGCATTCATCCGAAATC from Chitinivorax sp. PXF-14 includes these protein-coding regions:
- a CDS encoding ion transporter translates to MPKPTPLANGPLPQPHAGWRRRLYIIIFEADTRAGRLFDLLLIGAIMLSVIVVIADSVAALHTRHGEQFQQLEWLFTLLFSLEYLARLVCAPHPWRYATSFFGMVDLLSVLPTYLALLVPESHVLIDVRVLRLLRVFRILKLTAYVAEYQSMGYALKASARKIMVFLSAVLMIVVVMGTVLYVVEGPENGFINIPTSIYWAITTMTTVGFGDITPKTDLGRLISSMMLLLGWGTLAVPTGIVTVEMAAQRLQEPTTTRTCPGCLSEGHAPLAHYCMHCGERLPSYHADTIGLRR
- a CDS encoding PEP-CTERM sorting domain-containing protein; translated protein: MKTAISALALCSALLAGYSVAAPTYQYDYTYNGSQLTTNQSAAGNQLSAGQTVGLKMRTLGNDYWASPATTMLWAPIAMQDQGTRIGNLSWTFSLNGATVGSGSYTGQGSSFAHIGNFMNVPTAIHFDELSWVFTLTSSTVATNTLGGLYFAPSPFVNFGGAVPAYVVVPDPVAARIPEPGSLALLGLGLAAVALSRKAKRQA
- a CDS encoding substrate-binding periplasmic protein, whose protein sequence is MKTSFLFKHLACLLGFSLALLGPARAATPLQIYTEEWPPITFSENGKPAGLAVEVVQAIQARLGQADPIRVVPWARAWAMATNNPNVLLFTVTRTPEREGLFTFLGPVAVGTTDFYALRGANIRIRNLDDARELPSIGVYHKAVEEQLLLSKGFTNLDTAATPAVAARKLAAGRISVWCNANLTAHSIMDSAGLDPATIEKVFTIQENWLYLTFSRGTDPKLIDSWQHALHELKQDGTFERIYRHWLPGNPVPEMLERFGSP
- a CDS encoding cache domain-containing protein; translated protein: MKHLFAPLAITLAMLSHMASAEEARATKPEAEAMVKKAVAYMKQHGKPAALKEFTAPSKSFVDRDLYVVAYDLNGKCLAHGQNDKQAGKDLIMLKDPDGKEFIKERVELAKSRGKFWQDYKFTDPLTKKVMPKEAYCEKADDVILCSGVYK
- a CDS encoding methyl-accepting chemotaxis protein; translation: MTRLSVRLKVILPSLLMAVFLVIVSALGLIGIRTQNQHLSDLLQHQFAEYEQVAGVTLDLDQVRTSFYQLLAMVQNNADAAKVESHAKAQLARLDELAQRLDAFQRLPSVPAAQRALAAEALAGILAYKKEAVQGVDMIGVDPNMTSMLIQSADGKFGKIIEAASKLLATEKARMHAARDESVAASQRTAATFTIIAAMSLLLAGSLAWLISRRLTRSVTGLAAAIKRMAGGDLTQPMSVDSADEIGEAQQAYNHLRETLAGLIGQIQDRVRVTSQAANEIVEESQQGVQAADIQASATNATATAIGQFTHSLGHVSEISQLAQHAFSDTYQRTVDALSYVTDSTQHTRQTMLSIQEVEQTVHKLKVHSSEITQIVRVIREIADQTNLLALNAAIEAARAGEQGRGFAVVADEVRKLAERTSAATVDIGRLIDTVVRETDESHAAMGNSQSAIESCVGSSESISSLMHKVQREAEDTLSRINEMARTLQEQDATLQTIAHHVEKIAAQTEASRARVSTIADHAQALDASMAPLAGAAAFFHTH